The Colias croceus chromosome 21, ilColCroc2.1 genome window below encodes:
- the LOC123701521 gene encoding centromere/kinetochore protein zw10 homolog: MEDFKMTPEDMKKQRNELIQKMKEFIEKVQMLSWNLQQNFIDLYFNFTPTRSLEQLNYKNRKDNIFSEYEKLHEEITTIREKLENKYKTEDFINYCDKLNESINNLRDLCIVAEGKSVLEKANHELGRYNYCDAILSVRDLLSKLRSLKYEGNMSKALSNLSAQAENQIAVYTANLSIEWEEIFTWTERKGVNQLTYSLCVQQSDPILIQKILKSLYSTERLNVELGLFSDFFINKLLHNVVRHNCDIFTDDHVGALIFNIKIDLSDPKKPNFQTIFNNLTAVFEFLQSTLGSKLEADMTFIEVFAKSIRSSFFTKIIEDCIRNNLPSCDSSYQNYKNIVIELDSFNKFLIDLKFVEANKSPLNKYINDTECVLYNKKCDKLLYDVRKLLHESLSYGTITVGTVTEMENESILDVTQKDFVYDLNSPLFLPKCVISQNVKKIMTIIIEHLEESVKLPEKYSNQLIVYIKDIAVMYQCLVPKKFRVNLECCPLDIALFFNNCFYLAHSLLGPPWKIILPDSLADLLNIALLECIQDLRLVGLEKISLYLQNQRNIIIEKVEANELPWSLDSYDTFNYAINNSITLMKELKSCWYNILPSRMYQLSICTLIQTLCQTMLARIFVDIKPVDEELIYMLAIRFEDTVKEIRTLFEEPIKFETKVEAWRKFVKMPQLLKAQLLEIAEIWKTDKELTETYTCEEIRQIVKIRFPDDKYRLKILKEIE, from the exons ATGGAAGACTTTAAAATGACACCCGAAGATATGAAAAAGCAACGCAATGAATTGATACAGAAAATGAAggaatttattgaaaaagttCAAATGCTATCATGgaatttacaacaaaattttatcgatctttattttaatttcacacCGACAAGAAGTTTGgagcaattaaattataaaaaccgAAAAGATAACATATTTTCAGAGTATGAAAAATTACACGAAGAAATAACAACGATTCGCGAAaaacttgaaaataaatataaaacagaagattttatcaattactgtgataaattaaatgaatcaattaataatttaagagaTCTTTGCATCGTCGCGGAAGGAAAATCAGTACTTGAGAAAGCTAACCATGAGTTGGGAAGATACAACTACTGCGATGCAATATTAAGTGTACGGGATTTACTTTCAAAACTGCGatctttaaaatatgaagGAAATATGTCTAAAGCTCTATCTAATCTATCTGCACAAGCTGAAAATCAAATAGCAGTTTATACAGCTAATTTAAGCATAGAATGGGAAGAAATTTTTACTTGGACAGAGAGGAAAGGTGTTAATCAGCTCACATACTCTCTATGTGTACAACAAAGTGATCCAATATTGATacaaaagatattaaaatcacTGTATTCCACTGAACGTCTTAATGTGGAACTTGGTTTATTTTCtgatttctttataaataagttgCTTCATAATGTAGTAAGGCATAATTGTGACATATTCACAGATGATCATGTAGGAGCActtatatttaacataaaaatagatCTAAGTGATCCTAAGAAACCaaattttcaaacaatatTCAACAATTTAACAGCTGTGTTTGAATTTTTGCAATCAACCCTTGGATCGAAACTAGAGGCAGATATGACATTTATTGAAGTGTTCGCTAAATCTATAAGATCAAGtttctttacaaaaataatagaagATTGCATCAGAAACAACTTGCCGTCTTGTGACAGTAGTTATCAGAACTATAAAAACATTGTTATTGAGCTGGATTCATTCAACAAGTTTCTGATAGATTTGAAGTTTGTTGAGGCGAACAAATCACCtctaaataaatacatcaaTGACACAGAATGTGtgctttataataaaaagtgtgATAAACTTTTGTATGATGTTCGTAAGCTGTTGCATGAAAGTTTGTCCTACGGCACAATAACTGTAGGCACAGTCACAGAAATGGAAAATGAATCCATTTTAGATGTAACACAAAAGGACTTTGTGTATGATTTAAACAGCCCACTCTTTCTGCCAAAATGTGTAATATCACAGAATGTTAAGAAGATAATGACTATTATTATAGAACATTTGGAAGAGAGTGTTAAATTGCCAGAAAAGTACAGCAATCAACTCATTGTATATATAAAGGATATTGCTGTTATGTATCAATGCCTTGTGCCGAAAAAGTTTAGAGTTAATCTTGAATGTTGTCCATTAGACATAG CATTATTCTTCAACAATTGCTTCTACTTAGCACACAGTTTACTCGGACCTCCATGGAAGATTATTCTACCAGATTCCTTGGCTGATCTCCTTAATATTGCCTTATTGGAATGTATACAGGACTTACGTCTAGTTggtttagaaaaaatatcactttatttacaaaatcaaCGGAACATCATTATAGAGAAAGTTGAAGCAAATG AGCTACCGTGGTCCCTCGACTCCTACGACACGTTCAACTACGCAATAAACAACTCCATAACCTTGATGAAGGAACTAAAGAGCTGCTGGTACAATATCCTCCCCTCTCGCATGTACCAACTCTCAATCTGTACTCTGATACAAACCTTGTGCCAAACCATGCTCGCTAGAATATTTGTGGACATTAAACCTGTGGACGAAGAACTTATTTACATGTTAGCGATCCGATTCGAAGATACCGTAAAGGAGATAAGAACTTTGTTTGag gagCCTATAAAATTCGAAACAAAAGTCGAAGCATGGAGAAAGTTCGTCAAAATGCCTCAGTTACTAAAAGCACAGCTTTTAGAAATAGCTGAGATCTGGAAAACAGATAAGGAATTAACGGAAACATACACTTGTGAGGAGATCCGGCAAATCGTCAAAATCCGCTTCCCTGATGATAAATATAggctgaaaattttaaaagaaatagaatGA
- the LOC123701182 gene encoding uncharacterized protein LOC123701182, giving the protein MNENEIESLKTELEHEKTCREAAAWQNGELEKQIVCIQEDLRKPDYPWDFDNDLQKESSRHKQLLEAIETLREQLPILRDKIRNAKVCGPDCKLKHDDLNINLDILTPAELLRTVKRFERLKTDLVSTLRSKEWRLDSESKLFVRVNDQRTYLQNELMICHNNIMRLQRNGSYWQNIPRKNDERVLDPKRGPIKKIFCNDRLPPIVT; this is encoded by the exons ATGAACGAAAATGAAATTGAAAGTTTAAAAACCGAGTTAGAACATGAAAAAACATGCAG aGAAGCAGCTGCGTGGCAAAATGGGGAGCTGGAAAAACAAATAGTATGCATACAGGAAGATTTGCGCAAACCAGACTATCCTTGGGACTTTGACAATGATTTACAAAAGGAGAGTTCGCGACATAAACAATTATTGGAAGCGATAGAGACTTTACGGGAACAACTCCCTATATTACGGGATAAGATAAGGAATGCTAAAGTTTGTGGCCCAG actGCAAATTGAAACACGATGACTTGAATATTAACTTGGATATTCTGACTCCT GCGGAGCTTTTGCGAACTGTGAAACGTTTTGAACGTTTGAAAACGGACCTCGTCAGCACTTTGCGAAGTAAAGAGTGGCGACTGGATTCGGAGTCTAag ttATTCGTGAGGGTGAATGACCAACGGACGTATCTGCAGAATGAGCTTATGATTtgtcacaataatataatgcGTTTACAAAGAAACGGCTCGTATTGGCA GAATATTCCAAGAAAGAACGACGAGAGAGTTCTGGACCCAAAGCGAGGaccaataaagaaaatattctgTAACGATCGTCTGCCGCCTATCGTCACTTAG
- the LOC123701181 gene encoding uncharacterized protein LOC123701181 has protein sequence MAKYKPDAEILQSLKSIELVFAQTAILIALATISHGCSASAKDDGSVDQMAVEAKNVPVVTNLTAPPVKQIKQQLTPTFNQTFKIEQRPPSKPPIYLTPDKKYYVPVKHFYKPPPPRHVYTKEPLKVTNGIYQFPGVFHYNVKPPVPQTQHYYNKPTPQPQPQPLVYAATTGKPITVPKTPIKISIPVQTVNGIRTDYIKPPFINIYNFTTTTFAPTTTKRLLRTKRIWPKRILDKMNNTVANTSNSIDTNTISNSSDIDRVGSSSTQQRVFVYGDKSVTTSTKGLESTTKGYTRVTRASKNRTTTTQATVEHIGENEWVPIRPSHFAKVKKPVTYRRKRSVDSYFDNQADGYYSNNYVSNLYKDNELDIFYKYQQPENVYQGRRPGRVYGKQRPSSVFVNPSESYVSHNRPIVEFTDEQPDQTQIKNPLFLHTYGLIPVKESLRSSKPDIPRNNVMVFGKKKRPQPVTHAPQFDLSELQAEASSKSKVYTKIKHHHHHHHHRYIKTVEKPVKVPYKVEVPKPYPVEKQVPVPVPVEKIKVVNRPYPVTVEKKVPYPVHIKVPHPVPVKVIEKEYIPRPFPVVHQIPVIKQVEVKVPQPVPVQVEKRVPYPVQVAVPVDKPYPVPVQVEKRVPYPVPFKILIPQPFPIEKKVPFPIEVKIREPVEVIKHVPIRVPYPKPYPVKVPHPIHVPVEKRVPYPVEVEKKVPVRVEVPVPHRVEVEKKVPIYIPRPYPVEKRVPYPVKVPYPVKVPVKVPVQVPVEVPVYIHHPFQIINDDNIQGGSSVHHLIAGVTADMMGGSGTDEEVTGTPNGVTVNGMSGYDDVYQSDYQVTTATPSTAATA, from the exons ATGGCCAAATATAAACCTGATGCAGAAATTTTGCAATCGCTCAAGTCTATTGAGTTGGTCTTCGCTCAG ACAGCAATCCTCATTGCGCTAGCGACTATTTCACATGGATGCTCAGCAAGCGCGAAAGACGATGGCAGCGTCGACCAGATGGCCGTGGAAGCGAAGAACGTACCTGTGGTTACCAATCTAACAGCACCACCTGTGAAGCAAATTAAACAACAACTGACGCCAACATTCAACCAGACATTTAAAATAGAACAAAGACCGCCCAGTAAACCGCCTATCTACCTAACTCCAGACAAAAAGTATTACGTCCCGgtcaaacatttttataagccGCCACCACCGAGGCACGTGTATACCAAAGAACCTTTAAAAGTTACAAATGGTATTTATCAATTTCCTGGAGTGTTTCATTACAATGTTAAACCACCGGTTCCACAAACTcaacattattacaataagCCCACGCCTCAGCCCCAGCCTCAGCCATTAGTATATGCTGCAACGACTGGAAAACCTATAACAGTGCCGAAAACTCCTATTAAGATAAGTATCCCGGTTCAAACTGTTAATGGTATAAGGACGGATTACATTAAACCACCCTTTATCAATATCTACAACTTTACCACGACAACATTTGCACCAACTACGACGAAAAGACTGTTAAGAACGAAAAGAATTTGGCCAAAAAGGATTTTAGACAAAATGAATAACACAGTGGCAAATACAAGCAATTCAATCGATACCAATACAATAAGTAATAGCAGTGACATTGACCGTGTCGGTTCGTCTAGTACACAACAACGTGTGTTCGTTTATGGTGATAAATCTGTAACAACATCTACAAAAGGCCTCGAATCAACGACTAAAGGATATACGAGGGTTACAAGAGCTTCAAAGAACAGGACAACAACGACACAAGCAACTGTCGAACATATTGGAGAAAATGAATGGGTTCCGATACGTCCGTCACATTTTGCAAAAGTAAAAAAACCAGTGACATATCGGAGAAAACGTTCAGTTGATTCATATTTCGATAACCAAGCAGATGGATATTATTCAAACAACTACGTCTCAAACTTGTATAAAGACAATgaattagatatattttataaatatcagcAACCTGAAAACGTTTACCAAGGCCGTCGACCAGGTCGTGTATATGGAAAACAACGACCATCAAGTGTATTTGTTAATCCATCTGAAAGTTATGTTTCACACAATCGACCCATTGTTGAGTTTACAGACGAACAGCCAGATCAAACTCAAATCAAAAATCCATTGTTTTTGCACACTTACGGACTAATTCCAGTGAAGGAGTCATTGCGCAGTTCAAAGCCAGACATACCGCGGAACAACGTGATGGTATTTGGTAAAAAAAAGCGACCACAACCTGTAACACATGCACCACAATTTGATTTAAGCGAACTACAAGCCGAAGCAAGCAGCAAATCAAAGGTATATACGAAGATTAagcatcatcatcatcatcaccatcATCGTTACATTAAAACTGTCGAAAAACCCGTGAAAGTCCCTTACAAAGTTGAAGTTCCTAAGCCTTATCCCGTTGAGAAACAAGTGCCTGTGCCGGTACCGGTAGAGAAAATTAAAGTAGTTAATAGACCATACCCAGTTACGGTGGAGAAAAAAGTTCCATATCCTGTTCATATTAAAGTTCCCCACCCGGTGCCAGTTAAAGTCATAGAAAAAGAGTATATTCCGAGACCATTCCCTGTCGTTCATCAAATTCCAGTCATAAAACAAGTAGAAGTAAAAGTACCCCAACCGGTTCCAGTACAAGTTGAAAAACGTGTACCCTATCCGGTCCAAGTGGCGGTGCCTGTTGACAAACCATATCCTGTGCCTGTGCAAGTTGAAAAAAGGGTTCCATATCCAGTACCATTTAAAATTCTCATACCGCAACCTTTTCCAATCGAAAAGAAGGTCCCGTTCCCTATCGAAGTTAAAATCCGAGAACCGGTGGAAGTTATCAAACATGTACCTATCAGGGTGCCGTATCCGAAACCTTACCCGGTAAAAGTTCCTCATCCGATACACGTGCCAGTCGAGAAAAGAGTCCCCTATCCCGTTGAAGTCGAGAAAAAGGTACCAGTACGCGTCGAGGTACCGGTACCTCATAGGGTAGAAGTTGAAAAGAAAGTTCCAATTTACATTCCAAGACCTTATCCTGTCGAGAAAAGAGTGCCTTATCCAGTTAAAGTTCCATATCCAGTCAAGGTGCCGGTCAAAGTCCCCGTCCAGGTACCAGTAGAGGTCCCAGTGTACATACACCATCCTTTCCAAATTATCAACGATGATAATATTCAAGGAGGTAGTTCAGTTCATCATTTGATCGCAGGAGTCACGGCGGATATGATGGGAGGTAGCGGCACCGACGAGGAGGTCACGGGGACTCCCAACGGAGTCACCGTCAACGGGATGTCGGGCTACGACGATGTCTATCAGTCAGACTACCAGGTCACCACGGCGACCCCCTCAACCGCCGCCACcgcatag